One Centroberyx gerrardi isolate f3 chromosome 6, fCenGer3.hap1.cur.20231027, whole genome shotgun sequence genomic region harbors:
- the LOC144539419 gene encoding odorant receptor 131-2-like, with protein MADNNSVHSVGGKVLMRQINDRVIVVQVLVAVFLCINFLLIITFFKKDCFRTNMRYIFFANTLLSDCLFLILTNILLILNYYHFPMKVWLCLILYIVLSMNTFVTPITLTAMTLERYVAICVPLRHGELCTTRRALHCILIIHSLGSMSIIITLFIFFTSATYSLYTQYRICSVEMLILHRWQGHVRSAVHQLYFLIMSVTIVFSYVKIMKVAKAASGENKKSTRKGLRTVVLHALQLLLCLIQMWCPFIEAAVLQIDFMLFINVRYFDYITFILAPRCLSPLIYGLRDEKFFLALKYYAFSGLYKK; from the coding sequence ATGGCTGATAACAACTCAGTACATTCAGTTGGTGGTAAGGTCTTAATGCGACAGATCAATGACAGGGTCATTGTAGTACAGGTTCTGGTCGCAGTTTTCCTTTGCATCAACTTTCTGCTCATCATAACCTTTTTTAAGAAGGACTGCTTTCGCACAAACATGCGCTACATCTTCTTTGCTAATACACTACTGTCTGATTGCTTGTTCTTAATCTTGACTAATATCCTGCTCATCTTGAACTATTATCATTTTCCCATGAAAGTTTGGTTATGTCTTATTCTCTATATTGTTTTGTCAATGAACACTTTTGTCACACCAATTACTTTAACAGCGATGACCCTGGAGCGCTACGTGGCCATCTGTGTGCCACTGCGCCACGGAGAGCTGTGCACCACACGCAGAGCTCTGCACTGCATCCTCATCATCCACAGCCTCGGCTCCATGTCCATCATCAtcactctcttcatcttctttaCATCAGCCACCTATAGCCTCTACACCCAGTACAGGATCTGCTCTGTGGAGATGCTCATCCTTCACAGGTGGCAGGGTCATGTTAGGTCAGCTGTGCACCAGTTGTACTTCTTGATCATGTCTGTCACCATTGTGTTCTCCTatgttaaaataatgaaagttgCCAAAGCTGCGTCAGGAGAGAATAAAAAGTCAACAAGGAAAGGGCTTCGAACTGTGGTTCTGCACGCTCTCCAGCTGCTCCTGTGTCTTATCCAAATGTGGTGCCCATTCATAGAGGCTGCTGTCCTCCAGATTGATTTCATGTTATTCATTAATGTGAGGTACTTTGATTACATAACTTTTATTCTCGCTCCTAGATGTCTGAGTCCTCTCATTTATGGCCTCAGGGATGAAAAGTTTTTTCTTGCATTGAAATACTATGCCTTCTCTGGCTTGTATAAGAAATAA